One window of the Rhipicephalus sanguineus isolate Rsan-2018 chromosome 4, BIME_Rsan_1.4, whole genome shotgun sequence genome contains the following:
- the LOC119388709 gene encoding carbonic anhydrase 7 codes for MVLPPERPLPSSARVFGSEANFEGERCHCEDEWTYGDGVAQWPNLDLDVQNQCGGSYQSPIDLVWSSTTYDEYLGVVNYYGYLDPLRNVSIVNDGHTAKVSSSKATNVRITGAGLNGWYKFEQLHFHWGSNSSLGSEHRIDGYTFPIEMHLVHMNTKYSTGEEALKHRDGLAVVAVFFQVSPRDNPALSAIVGALRQMSSGSTTRVNLTSIPPLRQLMPQDPQLYYRYQGSLTTPPCSEVVTWTVLAQPSGISEAQLQAFRNLVVDHGNGSSPEHLVNNFRPVTTLNGRPVFTNF; via the exons ATGGTATTGCCCCCGGAAAGACCTCTTCCGAGCAGTGCACGTGTGTTTGGAAGTGAAGCCAACTTTGAGGGGGAAAGGT GTCACTGCGAGGATGAGTGGACTTACGGAGATG GGGTTGCCCAATGGCCGAATCTTGATTTGGACGTGCAGAACCAGTGCGGTGGATCCTACCAATCACCCATTGACTTAGTGTGGAGTAGTACAACCTACGACGAGTACCTCGGCGTCGTCAATTACTATGGTTACCTCGATCCATTGCGAAACGTATCCATTGTCAACGATGGGCACACGG cgaaagtaTCTTCCAGCAAAGCCACTAATGTTCGGATCACCGGTGCGGGCCTGAACGGATGGTACAAGTTTGAGCAACTACACTTCCACTGGGGAAGTAATTCCAGCCTGGGCTCCGAACACCGCATCGATGGCTACACTTTTCCTATAGAG ATGCACCTGGTACACATGAACACGAAGTACAGCACGGGTGAAGAGGCCCTCAAGCATCGTGACGGTCTCGCGGTGGTTGCGGTGTTCTTCCAG GTCAGCCCGCGCGACAACCCGGCGCTAAGCGCCATCGTAGGAGCTCTGCGGCAGATGAGCAGCGGAAGTACCACGCGAGTGAACCTGACCTCCATCCCGCCGCTGCGACAACTGATGCCCCAGGATCCGCAGCTTTACTACCGCTACCAGGGCTCGCTCACGACACCGCCGTGCTCTGAGGTAGTCACCTGGACTGTGCTGGCGCAACCGAGCGGAATCAGCGAAGCACAG CTGCAAGCCTTCCGCAACCTAGTAGTGGACCATGGTAACGGAAGCAGCCCCGAGCACCTCGTCAACAACTTCCGTCCCGTCACTACCTTGAACGGCCGCCCCGTCTTCACGAACTTTTGA